In Rhodamnia argentea isolate NSW1041297 chromosome 11, ASM2092103v1, whole genome shotgun sequence, one genomic interval encodes:
- the LOC115735599 gene encoding telomere repeat-binding factor 1 gives MGAPKQKWTGEEESALKAGVIKHGAGKWRTILKDPEFSGVLYLRSNVDLKDKWRNMSVMANGWGARDKAKLTVKRVNHVPRQEESSAAARNAVQSDEEMVDIKDISVSGDALHIDGPKRSIVRLDNLIIDAINSLKEPGGSNKTTIATFIEDQYWAPPNFKRLLSAKLKYLMSIGKLIKVKRKYRIAPGPGSLTRRRTSSMFLSDGWKLPSKVDRNDGDDVLTAAQVDLELAKMRTMTPEEAAAAAARAVAEAEAAIAAAEAAAKEAEAAEADAEAAQAFAEAAMKTMKGRNAPKVMIRV, from the exons ATGGGCGCGCCAAAGCAAAAATGGACAGGGGAAGAGGAATCAGCGCTGAAAGCTGGGGTTATTAAGCATGGGGCTGGAAAATGGCGCACAATTCTCAAGGACCCTGAGTTTAGTGGCGTCTTGTATCTGCGCTCAAATGTCGACCTGAAG GACAAGTGGAGAAACATGAGCGTGATGGCTAATGGTTGGGGTGCACGAGACAAGGCTAAGCTGACTGTTAAAAGAGTGAACCATGTGCCTAGACAGGAAGAGAGCTCTGCAGCTGCGAGGAATGCTGTCCAAAGCGATGAGGAAATGGTGGATATTAAAGATATTTCAGTTTCTGGTGATGCTCTGCACATTGATGGTCCAAAGCGATCTATTGTTAG GTTGGATAACCTTATAATTGATGCCATAAACAGTCTGAAGGAGCCCGGTGGTTCTAACAAAACAACAATTGCTACATTCATAGAG GACCAATATTGGGCACCTCCAAATTTCAAGAGGCTACTATCAGCAAAACTAAAGTACTTGATGtcaattggcaaattgattAAG GTGAAACGCAAGTATAGGATTGCTCCTGGACCTGGCTCCCTTACTAGAAGAAGGACCTCTTCGATGTTTCTGTCTGATGGATGGAAGCTTCCATCAAAAGTGGATAgaaatgatggtgatgatgtgCTTACTGCAGCCCAGGTTGACTTGGAGTTGGCCAAGATGAGGACTATGACTCCAGAAGAAgctgctgctgcagctgctCGAGCAGTTGCTGAGGCTGAAGCTGCCATTGCCGCTGCTGAGGCAGCAGCTAAAGAGGCTGAAGCCGCTGAAGCTGATGCAGAAGCAGCACAGGCTTTTGCAGAAGCAGCGATGAAAACAATGAAAGGAAGAAATGCGCCAAAAGTG ATGATTCGAGTATGA